One Tachysurus vachellii isolate PV-2020 chromosome 14, HZAU_Pvac_v1, whole genome shotgun sequence genomic window, ATTTTacaatttaaacttttttactcttaaatAATGAATATCACACAATAGCTGAGGTTTCTAGtaaaaaaccacaacaaaacTCAACAAACAGTGAAAACAAACAGTAGAACCTACctgaataaatatttctgtgACAACTGGACCCTCTCAGAAACAATTAGCTATCGACTCacaacaaatgcaaatgcaaaacgTTGCAATTTTACCACATTGACTCATAATTGTGAAAGCATTAGCcatttagccaaaaaaaaaaaattctctggtATGGAGAGACATTCGCAAACTAGCACTGTTTAAtcagtatttttaaaattaaaattaaaatttgcaATTCTTTTGTACTTGAATTCAACAAAAGCTTTCTGAGCAAACAGTCAAGAAGCATTTAACGTGAGAATTATGGAAATGATTAAGACCgctacaaaaataataaatgcaaaaaaaaaaaaaaatgaataattcaaaCAATGTTgctctttattatattatttcattaataatgaAATGACTGCTAACTACCGGGGAAaacgtttattttttatagttaGTTGCTATCGCTTTTGGTCTGTAGAGtataattgaatttaaatacattaatgttaatatttttacaaatctTGCTATTTTTGGCAATAAGCAacacaatagaaaaaaataaaaaaaataaaaaacaatgaaaagggcaaaaaatattttatttattttcttctgaatTTACTTCCCACTTCAGATTAATGGCTTTAAGATTTGCAAAGAAGTACAACAACTTTACAATCATTCATTAATTAGTACCTGGTAATCACAGTCTTCCCTCAAATCTTCTTTGTCACTTTTTCTATAATTACTGCTCTCTGTAGACAACTGTACAACTATGGCattgtatttaaaatgcaaaCTGTATTCAAATGATGATAGTGTTTCAAAACCAAACCTTGGGTTCATTTTGGGTAAGTGATTTTTTCCCCTGTGTCCACTGTAGTATGTATTACGCTGCAGAAATAGAAAAGTCGACTCATATAACATCAGTTTAAATGCTACATAACGAtgttgaatattttaaataaacatatttattcgAGAAATGCTCAGTTATGTGATGCAAATCTGCCCATTGTTGTGTAAGAAAGTCTGTAATTCTTTGAATTAACTTGGTACTTAAACGTATTTGCATGATTGTAATTCACTGTCATAACCCCGGATTACCTGTTAGTTACGTTTTCCTTAGTGCTGcaataaaacactataaaatTCTGACAACAATCATGTCTTAACATGTTGACAGTTTTATTAAGTAATTTTTCCCCTGCAAATGTACTGTGTATTACATTGTAAGTATTCAACACTTTATTTCCAAGCAAAAAGCAAACCGAAGTCATGTAACAGCGATGTAACAACTTAATAAATGAttctaaacatttatatttaaaacagtgTAGAAATCTTCCACTGCTGTGTGGATGACTAGATCCTAAACGGGagcagagtaaatgttgatatcactTTGGATATTGTTACACTTTAATATATCAGCCAAATgtgttcatacacacacctgatccATCCGATTGAATTTATTACAGATAATAGTGCACCTTCCCATAATGCAACTCTACCTATCTATCAAGCACAAGTTCAGGTCAAACTTACTGTTCCCATCATCCTGCCACCAAAATGTACCTTAATGATTTAATTACATAATGGATGAAAGTACAGAATCGGTGCAAATTATCCATATAATCAAATTATGACCGATTCTAGATAAGCACTCTTACTCTGAGAAGTTTCCAGAAGGTCCCCGTGGGCAGATAGTGTGATGGTTTTGGAAGACGTAAAGAGCAAAATAATTTCCTGCATTAGCAATAGGGTCAGCCACAGTGGAACCTACAGCGGTTTCTTCATCCTCCTGCACATTTCAGTAATGTTACTgcccaaacacactcactgattCAGCTCAGGAAGAACTTAAGACCTTTTCACCATTGCATAGAATAACTGGAATTTATGACTGGAGCTGAACCTTTTCAAATGGCTACTGGTATAGTAACAAACTTTACAATTGTACAACGGTTATTGGTAGATGGTAGAATGATCTAATCGCAGTTGCAATGCTAGGTTCTTATGTATGCTTTAGCATATCTTCATCAACAATTGGTTAAAACAGTTGTTTTCTTTTAGTTATTGTTGACAACATGTATTCACGAGCATGTTATTCATCTGTAATTTTGCTGCACCAAAGAGACAACTGGGCAAAAAGGGACTATGCTAatcttaacaaaaacaaacaaacatagcaacaaacaaaaatggacTTTCTATATGGGGATTGGGCAACAATGCATTAGTGTGAAGATTTCTATTGATGGTTCCAAACTGCAAAAATGCACCTTTGAGATTTACTTCTTATGGCTCCTTACCTGGACACATCTACTTTATTTCTGAGCGATTTCACCGAGTTCATCAGTTTGATAAGTTCGAAACGAGAGCCAAAACTCTTTGAAGGACAGGGTATATGCAATGATTGATTCTCCAAGAAACTCAAGTGTACCGACTTGTTCCAAGTGAAGTTATCTACAGGATCATTTTCCAGCAGTTTTAAATAAGACAGATCAAGTAAGATTCTGAACAAGTTCAGACATGTTTGGGAATAGCTGTGTTGTGAATAACCTCTGCTCTTGACCACTGCTGATCATAGCATGTCCTATCCTACCTACCTTCTTGTTGCGCAAGCCTCCACcaagacaaattaaaaaaaaagacaattgaCTCATCAATATAGCGTACATAGAGCTAACATGTCATCTATATTGTAACTAGAACAGGATCTGTGAAAAAATTCTGAAACTTTGAGGTGttcctttataaaaaaaaaaaaagcttctgtaCATGGTAGGTTGTGTGCAATGTTCTGTGAGGCTACAGCAAAACTTACGAGTGCACCTGATTTCTTCTTCATGGCTGGAAACCAGAAATTTGTCATTCATTaatgttttatcattttacCTCTAGTCCTCCAGCTGGCTTCTTCTTGAGCTCCTCACACTTCCTGAACTTGCAGATCTGGTGGCCGGTCTTGCGGTTACGGCAGCTGCTGCACTGCTCGCAGTTGATCCTGCGCCTGCAAGGCGGGCACAACCCACAGCGTTTGCGCTTCTTCTTGGCATTGGCGCTGGCAGCTGCTGCCATCTCACTGTGTGCTTGCTGCTGCTCGGAAGCGCCCGTCACCTGTGACAGTGCCCCATCAGCCAGGAACACTCCCGCCGGCGTCATGATAAAGAGGCCCGGGTGGAACGGGAAAGCGCtgccaactccaccaccattgCTCAACAATGGAAAGTCTGTCACACTCCCCAGCGAATCAGAGGCTGAGACTGCCTCAATGTCCCCACCCACACCAAGGCTGGAAGAGTCAGAGACAGGAAGTAGCATGCTAGTTCGTCGTAAAAGTTCTGCTGCCTGGGCAAGATGCAAACCGCTTGGAGAGTCCAGAAGGCTAGAAACCAGTGCGCCCCGGTCCAGTTTGGTTAGTCCCACCTGGCCTCTGTGCTGGCCATCTACAGAGTGAGACTTAATCCCTGTGGGTACTAAGGAGCTCTGGGCAAgtctgttagcattagcattagcaactGCAGCTGCAGCAGAGCACGTGGCAATGTATTGAGAGAGAGCTCGGGAGTGTTTGAGGCTCTTGCTGAGCGGTGTGCTGATGATCCCGCTCCGGTTCCTCCTCTCCACCACGGGCGATGATTCTTCATCAGCACAGCAGCTGTCCCGAGCATCCTCGTCCTCTCTAGCTTGGTTTCCCTCCATCAACCCCCCACTGGCAGACATGGCCCACAGCttgagggggagggagagggaagaggaggatgaagaggaggaagagaaggggAGGAGGAGTGGAGGGTGAAGGCAAAGGGCAGCAATGTTCTCACTGGTTGGTGCACAAGTAAGATTGACGCTAGCAGAGGTGAAGAGCTGTCCTCAGGGTGCTCTCCTACAACTGACAGTACACCGTATTTGCACACATTTTAAGAGGCTTTCCGACTTTCAGACCTGGGAAAGAGAGGGGAGAGGGAAGTTAGGAAATAAATGATAAGTAGACAGGCGATTTAACAAAGCTAGCAAAGCTCTCACTGCTTTATGCAGAAATTTAACACCGTTTTTAACAAAAAAGCGAACTTCTGCAAGTTTTTCTCACAAGCTTTACGTTAGAAAATCAAGAGCACGTGTCTGTTGGTAAATTTTcctttgtttcatgtttctaggtttatttttattgttaaggGCAATGAAATGGTAGAATTAGTGTTAAATtatctgtgtattttaaataccTTTTTATGCAGCAAATATAGTACATGCTACCAAAAATCCCTAGCCTGGATTCTAAAAAACTCTTCAGATGTTATACAAAATTTATCTTAATGCAAAATATGAATTCTGAGCTAATATTTACATCAATGTTGCCTTTTTCACGTTCAGGGTTTCTCAACATCCCACCAGCTGTGTGGCAAAACATGTATTTCTGCCACAACCCTACTTAATCAAATAAGCTCTTGTGCACATTTgattatacacatttttactGGGCTACCTCCTGCCAGTTCTAGTGACCAGTCTTCAGAATCATTATTTCTTTGTCACAAGACATCCATTACTTCAGTTGTTCTCAGTACAGTGACAGTAAGGAGGGTTTGACACAGTTAGAGTATTAAGACTTGTACTGGAGCTGGAACAAAGGATATGATGCTGTTGtttctgatgtttctgttgtAAAATCTTGCCATCGCTGACTAGTCAGCCAGATCCCAAAACCTGTGTAATGGAGTATTAGATTTGGTGTTCAAATTGGTTGGGattcattttattacaattCTCATACCATTCTCAAATCTCTCTGTGTCCAGATTTCCTGTCAGGTGATCATATAGCAGACCCTTCACAAAGATGATGGACTTCATTTGAATCAATATCCACTTGGGAACACACAATGTTCCCTCGCCGGCTGATTACTGGACCATAAACTGTGAGAAAAAAGTACTGCACAGCCAGACTACTGTTCCCCAGGGTACAATGTACATGACCCCCAAATGTAAAGTGTGGATGCAAGTGCAGACGGTGCACTACAGCCACGTTACCAAGGTACAGATATGCCTGTGAGGGAACCACCTCAGTGACAAATGTTTGTACTCTGAAAGGCCTTCTGAAAGAGCTATGAACAGTCTCAGTCTTGCATAGCCTAGCAGGTTATTGTGTTAAATCAGTCCAGGGACCATTGTTCAGGATAAAattgaaaaactacaaattcttgaGGGGTTCTGAGGACATATTTCCTTATCGCTTTACAAGCTTTATCAATAGATCAGGATATTATTAAATGGTGTACTTGGtgagaaataataatacattattattaccaAAACGCTATTACCAAAACAATACCAAAACGCTATCTGTGTAAAAATCTACACTCAGGAAAAGCCAGCACTCATAGATTGATACTCATAGAACCTTTAAACTTTCTCCAATGTGACTAGTCAATGTATGTTTAGGGTTCTAGGTTGAAAATGTTTTAAGAGTTTGCTTGGATTCTGGCTTAGAATGCAGTGATGCACTCTTAGAGGTTAGAATGCAGTCAGTGGTTCTTAGCTTCCAAAAGGGGTTGCACCTAGAATCCTGCCTGATAGAAAGACACTGTGCTATTGCTTCAAAGGTTGTACAGAATTTTAATAGTTTCTTAAGAAGGACAAGTCAAAGAACAGATTAGGGCTCCAGATTTAACCTTGTGTACTTAGAGTGTGAAGTTACAGTAATGAGAGGCAACTTGATGTCTCACTGATATCaccacagattttatttttgcatttgtcAAATTCTCCTGGAAGACATTTGCTGCTTTGGGACCATCAGACCAAATTTAAAGCAGTGACTTCACAACAGTAAGCAGTTGAAGAGATTGTATAGAATCAAATGGTGTTGTTGTGTGCAGGTGGAAGGATTAGAAGGTTTTTGCCCATCTCCTCTAACACCTTTAGGAGAGGATGTGGAAAAGCCCCCCTACAAATCCAGACCTTTGTTGAGCCAGTGCTTGTTTGTCATTAACATTAATTGTAACAGATGGGGCTAACAATTTGAAAGCTACTACAATGTTGAATATACAGTAATGGGGAAAATGGTGGGAAGAATGCTGGGTTTTTCATGAAGTGCTAACCATTTCCATTATAAAGGCACACATCAGACACAAACTTTGTTCACAAGCGTCTTCCAAACAAACAGCAGTGGTCTCTTGAGGCTTTCAGTCTGAAGCTAATTCGTGAACTATGTGACAGCTATAGGGAGTGATGTCTGTGTCAAAGGGGGGACTACATCATAATCTCAAACCTGGTCCAGATAACAGGTTGCACAATTGGTAGACAGAAGCAGTAGGCAAGGACTGATAGATTTATGTCAATAAGGTGGCAGAAAATTCACCCATCCAGACTTGTGATTAACttgcaatatttatttaagatgTGTGTTTAAGTTACGCATTATTAAGTCTCACATTAAATCTCaaaatgtatattgtttttgCCCAAATAACATCTGGtttttcaatatttatatttccttAGTACGTGATCACACTTACTAGAAAAATTAGTAAAAAGATgaatatgtttattaatatacGTATTTATGAAAAAGTTCTGTTACTTATCATTTTGATGGTGATTATAGTGTGCTTCGTGGTGCTCCAACAATTACTGTGTTTAAAACTATTTCTAGTTTTGTCTGAAAGCATACTACTGAggcatgtttaatatttaaaataataaaatgccttTAATAAAAGGTTCTGTTTCCACAATTACACAACACACGACATCCAGCATAAGCTATagcattaaatgaataaattgcaccaataaattaatgaatacatacataaatgaaCTAATTGACATATTCTAATAACAAAAGTACTTGACCATTTCCTGCTCCTTGGCCTGCTTGGTTCAGCTGCAGTGCCATCACTTTGTTCAGGCCTGTCTTCATTCTTGCCTGGTGACCTCAGCTACCCCACACAGCTTCACTCGCACCCACACAAGCGATCATATTTATAGTCTCACAAAGCTATAATTGTATCAAACATATCACTTCCTTTGAATGGCTTTGAATTTGGAACAGAATTGTTGTTTCTAAATAAaggtgtattatatatatatacatatatataatgtatattagtTATAGGTTCTTATTATAGGTTTGACTGCAcagattacatactgtacagattacagaattttatttacTGTCACATAATGGGACTGTAATACACAATGCAATTCAGTAAAACCCATTGGTTCTTTGACATGCCTGAGAACTGACCTACACTATTTCATCACAAATAGCTCTGTGTCTCGCTCACACACTTgcaaattcaattttattcataTGAAAAAAAGGCAAGGTGTCTTTCACATGTTCAAAtgatcaaaatgtttatttttcctctacATATTCACTTTCCAGGTTTTTGGGACACTGAAAATGAAGAGTTGAGAATTTTTTCAGCTAGGACACCATTCATCACAGCTGCTGACCAGGTTCTTACTCTCTCATCTGTattctgtattttgtatttcagATTTTGGGTGGACATGGGCGAACTAGCGGCTGGTGGGACAATTTCCAATCAGATGTTGCTCTAGGTAAAGAGTGCATTTACAATAATAGTTTGacatataaaaaaagagaactaCACACTTTATGTGAGTGTTTTGAAATCTTTTTTGCCTTTTCACATGGACAAATATATTAGAAATTTTCATTTGTATGAAATGAGCAAAATCCaatcaccatcaaacaccattcCTCTTTTGACTCTGAGGTCAGTTTGACTCAGAGACAGTGTTTGGACACTCCCAACTAAACAGTCATCTGGAAGATCTGAGATCGATTTGGATGCTTTAATGACACATTAAGCTAGTACTAgtgttcatttgcatattgcagtttttttgcaaagaaaaaagtacattttttgtAATGGATTATAAATTGCGTAGCCCTAATCCTATCATAGCATCTTGATATTTGGCTTGGGAGGCATGGGATTTAGAAATGAGTCCAACATGGTAAATAGGATATGGTTATAACTTCTTAACCAACACTTCACacacttcactcacacacacacacacacacacacacacacacacacatagagccGGTGCATGACGGGAATGCAATGTCGGTCtcagtgagggggaaaaaaacgacTTAACAGAATGCTAAGGCAGGTAGGCGCGAATCCCCCTGCACACCCCCTTCctaggcgagagagagagagagaacgagagagagtaaaagagagagagagtaagagagagagagagagagagagtgagaaagcgagagagagagagagtgagaaagagagagagagtgagagagagagtgagagagtgagtgagagagagagagagagagagagagagagagagagagagagagagagagagagagagggagattagACCGTCACGGTACTCACTCAGGcgcaggagagaggaggagagagagagagagagagagagagagagagagagagagagagagagagagcacacgctattcacgcacgcatgcacgcgCCCTGGTGAATTAACATTTATGTAAGGTGGacagaaacaataaacaataaaaagtgaCTTTCAGCATGATCAAACAATTCCAATATTCAAAACTACATTTTCGTTAAAACTCATTTTCCTAAATCTACATGTTGGACAGAGTTAAATACCATAAGTATTATACATGATCTATTTTCCCCCTAAATGTTACCGGATCAAGCATGAAGCAGGTATCCTATGAGTCAGGTGTTGTGATATCACCAGGTATCTGAAGCAGGACAAAGGGCTCGGGCGCATTTACCATTCAAACCCATGATAAATGATTGGCGTGACAGTCAGATAAGTTCCGTCAACTGTTTAGGGGTCATAAATACACCCCTGTATGAGATATTTAACGCAGTGAATGATGTGAAATGATGTGTATCACGATCTGCGCTACCCATCAGACTGATTCCACATCTCTTGGCTGGAGAAGaggaaaaacagcaaaacaccGCGTCCGGTCGCGTATTGCGGTGGTGTAGggggtgagggagggagggggggggtgAGCTGGGGAGGGGGGTGTCACGGTGAACTCCTGCACGAGCGAGGGACAATAGAGCGACGGTCACGGCGCGGGAACAATGAGCCCAAACCTTAACGCAAGTGcaccctcccctctctctctctctcgctgtctctccccccccccaccccccaccccccctctCGTGTCCTTCTTTATAAACGCGTTATATATCTGTTCTAACGGGATAAATCACGCACGATCATCCCAAAGTCACCGGGCAACAGACACAGATTACCGCCTGGCCTCGTGCATACTCTACACTACCGGCTATTCATATGAATGCACGGTCaataaaaagaaaggagaaaagttTTCCCACCAACTCGAA contains:
- the cxxc5b gene encoding CXXC-type zinc finger protein 5 isoform X1 is translated as MSASGGLMEGNQAREDEDARDSCCADEESSPVVERRNRSGIISTPLSKSLKHSRALSQYIATCSAAAAVANANANRLAQSSLVPTGIKSHSVDGQHRGQVGLTKLDRGALVSSLLDSPSGLHLAQAAELLRRTSMLLPVSDSSSLGVGGDIEAVSASDSLGSVTDFPLLSNGGGVGSAFPFHPGLFIMTPAGVFLADGALSQVTGASEQQQAHSEMAAAASANAKKKRKRCGLCPPCRRRINCEQCSSCRNRKTGHQICKFRKCEELKKKPAGGLEKVMLPTGAPFRWFQ
- the cxxc5b gene encoding CXXC-type zinc finger protein 5 isoform X2 produces the protein MSASGGLMEGNQAREDEDARDSCCADEESSPVVERRNRSGIISTPLSKSLKHSRALSQYIATCSAAAAVANANANRLAQSSLVPTGIKSHSVDGQHRGQVGLTKLDRGALVSSLLDSPSGLHLAQAAELLRRTSMLLPVSDSSSLGVGGDIEAVSASDSLGSVTDFPLLSNGGGVGSAFPFHPGLFIMTPAGVFLADGALSQVTGASEQQQAHSEMAAAASANAKKKRKRCGLCPPCRRRINCEQCSSCRNRKTGHQICKFRKCEELKKKPAGGLEVMLPTGAPFRWFQ